From the genome of Candidatus Electrothrix communis, one region includes:
- a CDS encoding TSUP family transporter: MSKRRWNQWWIMLLVAVLLLSCPPLLSGQDKTATITQIELSGKLAEVVANTPTGTEAGQINLQAEKGFAGIPGAPQINYIVAFLWAIWVGWIFTTVGAFGGIMASVGHLTIFGLGMYATGFKTTSPELNALLTDTIRASNQYLVGLAALISTCSFYRMKRLVVPLGLALGLGSVAGGLLISWLTVGKIQLSQYIGWFGLAVLVIGGVIFYSTTERSRFQKSKSDEAAKAFQRAMKEQGENDDQGVVFQSFSPRKIIFSFYGTEFSFNPILAVVGGMVISSISSFLGVGGGLLYVPFLTSIIGLPMYIVAGTSALAVLLSMVTSVFSYVVLKGTFISWGLVSIEMVGVAVGAFIGPKTQKYIPEKWLKWIFVVLAAYVGVQYFSKGFFGQSWLPPF, translated from the coding sequence ATGAGTAAGAGGAGATGGAACCAATGGTGGATTATGTTGCTGGTCGCAGTGCTCTTGCTGAGCTGTCCACCCCTGCTTTCGGGGCAGGATAAGACAGCTACAATTACCCAGATTGAGCTATCTGGAAAATTGGCAGAGGTGGTTGCCAATACTCCCACCGGGACAGAGGCAGGACAGATCAATCTCCAGGCGGAAAAGGGTTTTGCCGGAATACCGGGAGCTCCTCAGATTAACTATATTGTCGCCTTTCTCTGGGCGATTTGGGTTGGTTGGATTTTTACAACCGTGGGTGCCTTTGGGGGCATCATGGCTAGCGTCGGCCATTTGACCATATTCGGTCTCGGGATGTACGCAACGGGATTTAAAACAACCAGTCCTGAGTTGAACGCCTTGTTGACTGATACGATCAGGGCCTCTAATCAATATCTTGTTGGTTTGGCCGCATTGATTTCAACCTGTAGCTTTTATCGGATGAAGCGGCTGGTGGTGCCTCTGGGGCTGGCTCTGGGCCTGGGCAGTGTTGCTGGCGGGCTGCTGATTTCTTGGCTGACCGTAGGAAAAATACAGCTCAGTCAGTACATCGGCTGGTTTGGTTTGGCTGTTTTGGTTATCGGAGGAGTTATTTTTTATAGCACCACAGAGCGCAGTCGTTTCCAAAAAAGCAAGTCTGATGAGGCGGCCAAGGCCTTTCAGCGAGCCATGAAGGAACAAGGGGAAAACGATGACCAAGGAGTGGTTTTTCAGTCTTTCAGCCCGAGGAAAATAATCTTTTCTTTTTACGGCACAGAATTCAGCTTTAACCCGATCTTGGCTGTGGTTGGTGGAATGGTTATCTCCTCTATTTCTTCCTTCCTAGGGGTCGGCGGTGGTTTGCTCTATGTTCCTTTTTTGACCAGTATTATCGGTCTTCCTATGTACATAGTGGCAGGGACCTCAGCCTTAGCTGTTTTGCTGAGCATGGTAACCAGTGTTTTTTCCTATGTGGTCCTGAAGGGTACTTTTATCAGCTGGGGTCTGGTGAGCATTGAGATGGTCGGGGTTGCGGTGGGGGCCTTTATCGGGCCTAAGACCCAAAAGTACATCCCGGAAAAATGGCTAAAATGGATATTTGTCGTCTTAGCCGCTTATGTAGGTGTCCAATATTTCAGCAAGGGATTCTTTGGTCAGAGTTGGCTGCCTCCGTTTTAA
- a CDS encoding molybdopterin-dependent oxidoreductase, with the protein MRTHPFLARLTESAISSSAVEFRPALTKMTAALHGASAQELYNELRYDYAELFLNAGKNPVFPYASCHISEEPLVMQKPVFEVRQVYRDSGVHKNPAYPDLDDHIAVELEFMAYLAEQQGTEEEQRAFLVQHLGWADAFCEMFRSAARTEFYQGLADLTQAVLEAARTVRTETDGADPANDLEKLAQALTLLDLDAQAKTLRQGAIHQKAGCTIKTHCSTCAGLCGQEVKVRDQVIIGCKGLDGDPKGGRRLCIKGANAHKNTYSAYRLKTPLIRENGRFRKASWDEALNLTASRLKSFDPKTVGFHQGNDFNSWCHDAVMTAYGTPNKTTHRQMCDNPNRMANEHCGNDKRPWIDYAHSEFILLFGINELVTSVGQRKLNLLKQAMKQGTKLVMVDPRQSETAEAATEWISIIPGTDGAMALAMAYVLVTENLYDKAFIEEWCYGFAAFRRRLLGEEDGILRTPFWAESICGVPAVTIERLAREFAAAAPAAAALSWTGVAQVPNAMHATQAIQALNALVGSFDAPGGPSLIGKRKLSSAWGDNQPKPPNNTEKFKLNSSKLWKGWIPAYFEKDVQAGRLKAMLCYFGNPVMSNSSEPSMRRAMEQLEFSCAIDCFMSNTTELCDVILPDCTYLEQSRVISDWMYESFISLGQKAIAPMYDSRSVVAIFTGLAERLGFGEYFPWQSEEEYMTNQLCGQEITLDELYEKGYFVTDSQKFYKYRDWGSFNPPTGYGSSGNTVTGKYNFINPAAEKAGLNALPDYIPPYADWPELKPDHKYPMIIGYFRVLEHEHCSTVWNPALMKKCGSNPIWINYLDAKQRNISDGDEVLISSPWGEAKATAKVTWGIRQGVLATAGGFGGNYGMEGDPKYPQVGGFNTNVLLPPNLACTWSGTPPLKYIKTRIEKV; encoded by the coding sequence ATGCGCACACATCCGTTCCTTGCCCGGCTGACCGAATCAGCAATCAGCAGCTCAGCGGTCGAGTTCCGCCCAGCCCTGACCAAAATGACCGCAGCCTTACACGGGGCCTCAGCCCAGGAACTCTATAACGAGCTGCGGTATGATTACGCAGAACTCTTTCTCAATGCAGGAAAAAATCCTGTTTTCCCTTACGCCTCCTGCCATATCAGCGAAGAACCTCTGGTTATGCAGAAGCCGGTTTTCGAGGTACGTCAGGTCTATCGCGACAGCGGTGTGCATAAGAATCCCGCATACCCGGATCTGGACGACCATATCGCGGTTGAGCTGGAATTCATGGCCTATTTGGCTGAACAACAAGGGACAGAGGAGGAGCAACGCGCTTTTCTGGTTCAACATCTGGGTTGGGCTGATGCCTTTTGCGAAATGTTTCGCTCTGCTGCCCGAACTGAGTTTTACCAGGGATTGGCCGATTTGACACAGGCAGTGCTTGAGGCAGCACGAACGGTGCGGACAGAGACAGATGGAGCTGATCCGGCGAATGATCTGGAAAAACTTGCTCAGGCCCTTACCTTGCTTGATCTTGACGCTCAAGCGAAAACTCTTCGCCAGGGGGCAATTCATCAGAAAGCGGGTTGCACCATAAAAACACATTGCTCTACCTGCGCCGGACTCTGCGGTCAGGAGGTCAAGGTCCGGGATCAGGTCATCATTGGTTGCAAAGGACTGGACGGTGATCCCAAGGGAGGCAGGCGACTCTGCATCAAGGGGGCCAATGCCCATAAAAACACCTATTCAGCCTATCGTCTCAAAACGCCCCTGATCCGTGAAAACGGCCGATTCAGAAAAGCCTCTTGGGATGAGGCCCTGAATCTGACCGCCTCCCGCTTAAAGAGCTTTGACCCCAAGACCGTGGGCTTTCATCAAGGCAATGATTTCAACAGCTGGTGCCATGACGCAGTGATGACTGCCTACGGGACCCCGAATAAAACGACCCATCGCCAAATGTGCGATAACCCGAACCGGATGGCCAACGAGCATTGCGGCAATGATAAGCGTCCCTGGATTGACTATGCCCATTCTGAATTCATCCTCCTCTTCGGTATCAACGAACTGGTAACCTCTGTCGGACAACGCAAGCTTAATCTGTTGAAGCAGGCGATGAAGCAAGGAACCAAGCTGGTCATGGTTGATCCTCGGCAAAGTGAAACCGCTGAAGCGGCAACAGAATGGATTTCCATTATCCCTGGGACGGACGGGGCAATGGCCTTAGCCATGGCCTATGTGCTGGTGACGGAGAACCTGTACGACAAGGCCTTTATTGAAGAATGGTGTTACGGTTTTGCTGCCTTCAGGAGGAGACTGCTCGGCGAGGAAGATGGCATTCTCCGCACCCCTTTTTGGGCAGAGAGTATATGCGGGGTTCCTGCTGTGACTATTGAACGGCTGGCTCGGGAATTTGCCGCTGCTGCTCCGGCTGCGGCCGCGCTCTCCTGGACAGGCGTGGCCCAGGTTCCCAATGCGATGCACGCTACCCAGGCGATCCAGGCCCTGAACGCACTTGTCGGGAGTTTTGATGCACCCGGCGGCCCGAGCCTGATCGGTAAACGGAAGCTCTCCTCAGCCTGGGGAGACAATCAGCCTAAGCCGCCTAATAATACCGAAAAATTCAAACTGAACAGCAGCAAACTCTGGAAGGGATGGATTCCCGCCTATTTTGAAAAGGATGTCCAAGCCGGACGACTCAAGGCCATGCTCTGCTATTTCGGCAATCCGGTTATGTCCAACTCCTCAGAACCTTCGATGCGCCGAGCTATGGAGCAGCTGGAGTTTTCCTGTGCAATTGACTGCTTCATGAGCAATACTACAGAACTCTGTGATGTGATCCTGCCGGATTGCACCTATCTTGAGCAGAGCCGGGTGATATCGGATTGGATGTATGAGTCCTTTATCTCGCTGGGCCAAAAGGCGATTGCGCCGATGTATGATTCACGCTCTGTGGTTGCCATCTTTACCGGCTTGGCGGAACGCCTCGGTTTCGGCGAATATTTCCCGTGGCAATCCGAAGAAGAATACATGACCAATCAGCTCTGTGGGCAAGAGATCACTCTGGACGAGCTTTACGAGAAGGGCTATTTTGTGACGGATTCGCAAAAGTTCTATAAATACCGAGACTGGGGCTCGTTCAACCCGCCAACTGGATACGGATCATCAGGCAACACGGTGACCGGTAAGTATAACTTCATCAATCCAGCAGCGGAAAAGGCTGGCCTCAACGCCCTGCCTGATTATATTCCTCCCTATGCGGATTGGCCCGAGCTGAAGCCTGACCATAAATATCCCATGATCATCGGGTATTTCAGAGTACTAGAGCATGAACATTGCTCAACCGTCTGGAATCCGGCTCTGATGAAAAAATGCGGTTCAAATCCGATCTGGATCAATTATCTGGATGCCAAGCAACGCAATATCTCTGATGGCGATGAGGTACTCATTAGCTCACCCTGGGGGGAAGCCAAAGCGACAGCCAAGGTGACCTGGGGGATTCGCCAGGGGGTTTTGGCCACTGCCGGAGGATTCGGCGGCAATTACGGCATGGAAGGCGATCCGAAATATCCGCAGGTCGGAGGCTTCAACACCAATGTCCTGCTGCCGCCTAATCTTGCCTGCACATGGTCTGGAACCCCGCCGTTGAAGTACATTAAAACACGGATTGAGAAAGTCTAA
- a CDS encoding diguanylate cyclase: MQKQFQSIHSPNRLYCFLLLILPIMLLSFFISFLFYQDERSHQDTLHKGEEKDIIQHHEQRIRKNFLNITTDLQILAESYSEYTNEENPKDSLNNFTQTLRLFSQHRQAYDQIRLLDKNGMEQIRINLIAGWSVIVPKKDLQHKGRRYYFQDTIKLNPGEIFISPFDLNMEHCTIEIPYKPVLRFGTPVFDQDGKKQGAVLLNYLGQEILDQLAEETTDHLNGKLMLLNRDGYWLYGEQQNDNWAFMWPEKANRTFAARYPEAWKTIATQPAGQFLTDDNLFTFATIHPLSDGMTSTLTSSIGCTTVIGQSKQKIKAGDYYWKLVTRLPLDRIEQEHLTPARYSLLLFNLVLFVLLGPLGWLLINFYASRETTRLELNHFKNVLDKTLDSVFMFDPETLLFTYVNQGGQNQVGYSAEEFLKMTPLSIKPDITEATFREVVAKLSEGETKSLFFQTMLRHKNGTKIPVEIHLQYIEPDHNTACLVTIVREISERKQAEEALKSAHQRLLTVLDSMDAMVYVIDTDSYEILFLNQYAAEIFGDITGSICWKELQKDLQDPCEFCPNDLLRNNNEYANKSYVWERQNPFNKRWYELHDRVIKWFDGRDVKIQIATDVTERKIMEQQLYYNANHDCLTGLANRLLFYERLKQELATAEQNSSKLGLVFIDLNKFKPVNDQHGHDVGDLLLQEVARRLLSSVREEDLVARIGGDEFILLLPGIESNDDVMQVTDKVNTALENPCQLSLTLKLTISAAMGTALYPDDGKLEDELLNAADGRMYNNKRER; this comes from the coding sequence ATGCAAAAGCAGTTTCAGAGCATACATAGCCCCAACAGACTGTACTGCTTCCTCCTCCTGATTCTTCCGATCATGCTGTTGAGTTTCTTTATTTCCTTCCTCTTTTATCAGGACGAAAGAAGTCATCAGGATACCTTACATAAAGGCGAAGAAAAAGATATTATCCAGCACCATGAGCAGAGAATCCGCAAAAACTTCCTCAATATCACTACTGACCTGCAAATTCTAGCTGAATCATACTCTGAATATACCAATGAAGAAAATCCCAAGGACTCGCTGAATAATTTCACTCAAACACTGCGTCTTTTTTCGCAACATAGGCAGGCTTATGACCAGATAAGATTGCTCGACAAAAACGGCATGGAGCAGATACGAATCAATCTCATTGCAGGCTGGAGTGTTATCGTGCCGAAAAAAGATCTCCAGCATAAGGGAAGACGCTACTATTTCCAGGATACGATTAAGCTCAATCCGGGAGAAATCTTTATTTCCCCCTTTGACTTGAATATGGAGCATTGCACCATTGAGATTCCCTATAAACCAGTGCTCCGTTTCGGCACCCCTGTCTTTGACCAGGACGGAAAAAAACAGGGTGCTGTTCTTCTCAATTATTTAGGCCAGGAAATTCTGGACCAACTGGCTGAGGAGACGACTGATCATTTAAATGGCAAACTTATGCTCCTGAATCGAGACGGTTATTGGTTGTATGGAGAACAGCAGAATGATAACTGGGCCTTTATGTGGCCGGAAAAAGCGAACCGTACCTTTGCTGCCAGATATCCTGAAGCCTGGAAAACGATTGCGACACAGCCTGCCGGACAATTCCTGACAGATGATAATTTATTCACCTTTGCAACTATCCACCCGTTAAGCGACGGCATGACCTCCACTTTAACCTCAAGTATAGGATGTACGACAGTGATCGGGCAGAGCAAACAGAAAATCAAAGCTGGAGACTATTACTGGAAACTGGTAACTCGACTTCCTCTTGACCGGATTGAGCAGGAACATCTGACACCTGCCCGCTATAGCCTGCTGCTGTTCAACCTGGTCCTCTTTGTCTTGCTGGGACCACTCGGTTGGCTCCTGATCAACTTTTATGCAAGCCGTGAAACAACTCGCCTGGAGTTAAATCATTTTAAAAATGTTTTAGACAAGACCCTTGACAGCGTTTTCATGTTTGACCCGGAAACCCTGCTCTTTACCTATGTCAATCAGGGCGGGCAGAACCAGGTCGGTTATAGTGCAGAAGAATTTCTGAAGATGACTCCGTTATCCATTAAACCGGATATTACAGAAGCAACATTCAGAGAAGTAGTCGCCAAGTTATCAGAGGGTGAGACAAAAAGCCTGTTTTTCCAGACCATGCTCCGGCATAAAAACGGGACCAAAATTCCGGTTGAGATCCATCTTCAATACATTGAACCGGACCACAACACCGCTTGTCTTGTAACCATTGTCCGGGAGATAAGCGAGAGGAAACAGGCGGAAGAAGCGTTAAAATCCGCCCATCAACGACTCCTCACAGTCCTCGACAGCATGGACGCAATGGTGTATGTCATTGATACGGATTCATACGAGATCCTCTTTCTTAATCAATATGCTGCTGAAATTTTCGGCGACATAACCGGCTCCATCTGCTGGAAGGAATTACAAAAAGACCTCCAAGACCCTTGCGAATTCTGCCCTAACGACCTCCTCCGCAACAACAATGAGTATGCAAACAAGAGCTATGTCTGGGAACGACAAAATCCTTTTAACAAACGTTGGTATGAACTCCATGACCGGGTTATTAAATGGTTCGATGGTCGTGATGTCAAAATTCAGATCGCCACGGATGTCACAGAACGCAAAATTATGGAACAACAGCTCTATTATAATGCCAATCATGATTGCCTTACCGGGCTGGCCAACAGATTGCTTTTTTATGAGCGATTAAAACAGGAACTGGCCACAGCTGAACAGAACAGTTCAAAATTGGGCTTGGTTTTTATTGATCTGAATAAATTCAAACCGGTTAATGACCAACACGGGCATGATGTCGGTGATCTTCTTCTTCAGGAGGTGGCCCGTCGCCTGCTGTCCTCAGTGCGGGAGGAGGATTTGGTTGCCCGAATAGGCGGGGATGAGTTTATCCTGTTGCTCCCTGGGATAGAAAGCAATGATGATGTGATGCAGGTTACCGATAAGGTCAATACAGCTCTGGAAAATCCCTGCCAGCTCTCCTTGACTCTTAAACTTACTATTTCTGCAGCAATGGGCACAGCTCTCTACCCAGACGACGGGAAGCTGGAAGATGAGCTTCTGAATGCAGCCGATGGGCGGATGTACAACAATAAGCGGGAGAGGTGA
- a CDS encoding DUF1566 domain-containing protein encodes MISGQSRGERFYGQVSDRATGLMWQQTDNSKVQDWEDAIALAYAEGLKQGGYTDWRLRNAKELQSIVDYT; translated from the coding sequence GTGATCTCGGGCCAATCACGGGGAGAGCGATTTTACGGGCAGGTTTCTGATCGGGCCACAGGCCTGATGTGGCAGCAGACAGATAACAGCAAAGTACAAGATTGGGAAGATGCCATTGCCCTTGCCTATGCCGAGGGCCTGAAGCAGGGCGGGTACACAGACTGGAGGCTTCGCAATGCCAAGGAGTTACAGAGCATCGTGGATTATACTTGA